Sequence from the Pelodiscus sinensis isolate JC-2024 chromosome 30, ASM4963464v1, whole genome shotgun sequence genome:
AACTTTTGTCATTTCAAAAGACTTTGATCTCATCTCAACTTGCCGGGATCATGAAAAGAGAAGCCGTAGTTCTGAAAAAGAATCTAGACATTTACATTTCTTAATTTATGTGCAAATATCATAGTTGGAGccttttacctctttaactaaaTTCATTCCTCAAAGGAGACGATTGAGTCAAAAGTGCGTCGTGATCTTCAAAATTTGCAATGAAATTAAGAAGGGAAACTTTGTCTTCTTGGTACAGGTGCACAAGCTGTGTCTGTCATGGGATTGACTATGTGATGTTGTTGTTCTCTTTGACACCCCCCATCGGAGCAGCACTGGCAATGAACTGGGTACCGAAGCCATGTGGGGTGTTTACAGGGAGAGATGGGCAGGGGGTTCCCAATGTTGAGGTGTTGAtgggctgcaggaggaagtgAGAAAGGGTTTGTTGTTAAGGCCAGGCCCACCAGCCTCTACAGCCTCTCCGTTTGCTGTTGGAGAAACACAAATAGCAGCCTCCAATGTCTGAAGCGTTCTAACTCTGAGACCAACAACAGGGAGGTTGAGTGAGGTAACCGGAAAGGTTGGACCAGATGTGTCACCGGGCACTAGTACCAGGTGTGGAGAGGAAGTGGGTGCTGAGGATCCCATCGAAAGTTTTGGAATCGACAAGGCAGAATGTTGAAAATGATATCGGGGATTAGGTGTCTTAACATCTCGAGTTGCAAGACGAAAGTATGCGCTACAGACATTCAACATCAAAAATCCCCTTTCTCTGAGAAACTTAGCAAGAGAGCAGGGCAACATGACACGGAAACTGGAAATTCGGGCAAAACTTTTGCATAACTCTTGGGAAATGTAAAATGTAATAGATAATGTATTGGGTGAATATGGGGGGGGATGTTAAGCAGATGACAATAAGAAAATGTAGGAGAATACATATAAAAAAGAGGCCCAAGGCTGGAGAAATGCTCAACCAGAAGCCAACGGCGAAGACAAATGGACAAAACCAGAAGACCCAAGGAAGTGAAAACCATCATGGAAAAAGGAAGGACGTGTTCCTTGAATGTGGTAAATTGGGCCCACATACCTACTCTGTCTTACCTGTTGTTACTTATCAGGCAGAAATTTGTCcggacactatggctgtgtctagactggcaagtttttctgcaaaatcagatgattttacagaaaaacttgccagctgtctacactggcagcttgaatttccacaagaaaactgatgatctcatgtaagatcgtcagagttcttgcggaaatactgtgctgctcccgtttgggcaaaagccctcttgcgcaaatgatttgcgcaagggggccagtggaaacagcacaggactgttttgcgtaaaaaagtcccgatggctaaaatggcgatcagggctttttttcgcaaaactgcgtctagattggccacggacacttttccgcaaaacgtgcttttgcagaaaagcgtcctgccaatctaatctcaatttttccaaaaatgcttttaacggaaaacttttccgttaaaagcatttccggaaaatcatgccagtgtagacgtagcctataggtgACAATAATTCTGTCTGTAATCGTACTGAATAAAGCCAACACTGGTTAAGCCATAATGTGGGatgtgtgactcagtttcccctcataCATACCCAATGACCATTCACAAAATTTTATATAACAGAGCAAATCCCACACTACATTGCACATCAATTCCTGCAAAAATGTGACACTCACGGAGGAATGATCAAAGCAATAGTCCTTGACATTTCAGCAAACACATAGGTGTTGGGTCAGTATATAAGTCATGTTATGAATAGCTGGCCGTTACACAAGCTGCATTAGCACATGGTTTGTTCCCTCTTCCTATCCTAGATCCCCCACTATCCTCCTATAATATCACTTATGCTTTATCCCAAACGGATACAAAACTTGTTAACGTCAAGAGGCTTTAATTCTATGGCTTAGCACCCGCTTGCAGTTCATGGATCAGGGCCTGCAACTGTGTGTTCCAAATGAGGATAAGGAAGGTAAAGGCTCAGAATAAGACATTCAGGAACAGAGATGAGCAGACAGGTTGGATTGTGAAGACATGTGAAGAGCTTTGTCACTAGAGTTACTCTTGCCCAAAATGTGTAAATTCACTGCTCATGAGATGAATCTAACAAAGAAATTCACAATAATTCCTCCTAAACCGTAGAGCCAGGCCACCAAATTTTGCAGGCAGATTCCTCGTACCCTAACTTAAACCTAGGTCAGAGTGTGGTTGTGCCAGGGAATCAGGaggtgccaggaatgggactggtttccagaacaggggaagggagggggcagagagaggagggttgCCATactcacagtcaccactgggggcagcgagtgTGGGGCAgtgatactgcagagtgaccactgggggagCTGCACCAGAAACAGCCTGGCCAGTTGGGGATGGGTCTTTATAACGGAGCAGGTCAGTGGCCTCCCTGACCTAAAACAGAGCCGGCGGAAGCCCCTGACAGCCcggccttcccctcccacccggccctggctcccaccccacctGGAAGACCGTGGCCTCCAGGACTCCCAGAGAGGTTCCCAACCCCCTGGACAGGCTGAAGGCCATGAGGGGGCCagtggaggcagcaggcagcctcCAGAACGAGGCAGTATCAAACAGGATGCCGAAGACTTTGATTCTTCAGTGTCTTCCCCATTAGGCTGTGTTATCCCCACACACATCGTGTTCCCCTGTTGTCAGAGGCAATCCCCAGCCTCAGAGCAGCTCGGAGGATTCATGAATCCCAAGGGAATTCTTCCGGCAACAGGGTGTCTTTCCTGTGGGTTTGTTGGGGCCTGTGCCTTGTGCGTGGGGCCAGCGCAGGAGCAAGGTCTGGGCTTGGCCTGGCCTGTGCCCAtttcccaccccacactgctcacCCTGGGCTCGTTTTgggaaggggctgagggctcaggggCTCCAGGAGAGATGCGGATCTCCGGGGTTGCTGGGAGTCAGACCAAACATCCGATCGGTGACCAGAGAAGAAGAACACAAACTATCCCCCAACAGGGGCAGAACCGGCCCTTCCTGGGCCCCGGCAGAGACATTTCCTGCACAGCAACAAGGATGACGCAACCGTCTTTACGCTGTCGCCAGCAACCTGTCGCTGCTGAGCTGTGATGTTAACTCTCATCACACAGGCCCGGGGACTATTTCAGCCTGGGCCTAAAAGAGAAAAACCCTTAATCGGCCCAGTCCATGAAaaatgggaagggggcaggtctgggAGGCGGAATGGACCATGTCATGGAACCCTGAGAAACCAACATGAAAGGCAATAAAGAACAATTTGTTCAACAtacaaactgtgtgtgtgtgtgtgtgtgtgtgtgtgtgtgtgtgtgtgtgtgtgtgtgtgtgtgtgtgtgtgtgtgtgtgtgtgtgtgtgtgtgtgttaggctttccaggtgtctggtattgaaccagacagtctagtatttgagctttcttttcgggaaacaaattgagaaaatagaagtgtccggtattttctaaataggaTGTAATGTAGCTTGTGATGGAATGTTGAGTATGCccagtatttttggtgaaaccatctggcaacgctGCGTGTATGTGTGTCTTTCTATACGTGTGTGTGCAGcccatgcagtgtgtgtgtgtgtgtgtgtccacatgTGTGTGATGAATGACAGGTAGGGTGGCAAGCTCAGCGTAATCTACACCAGGTACCATCGCATCAGGGTTCTGTGGCCAGCCGTGACAGGGCAGTGGGGCGTAATGGTTAGAGCAAGTGTCACGGGGAGTCAGAACTCCTGAGTTCCCATCACGGTTCACGGACAAGAGTGCGGACCAGAGTCCGAGCATCAGGGACCTGGAGACAAGAGCCCTGGGGGTTGTACCTGCCCCTCACTCTGTGTGGTGTGTTGCTGGGAGAAAAAAGTATTGCCCAATTTACCACTGTCAATAAATCCCATGGTGATTTTCCTCCACAGAGCACACCCCATGACAGGGAAGATGACGTTGGTACAACTTCCTGCGCAACGACTGACCAAGTGACTGTTGTTTAGTTGCACTTCTAAGCAGGGCTGTTCTACCTTTGAGAAACATTATGAGACAATTCCCCCAAGGACGTGGTCCCAGAAGCCAGTTCCTGCTGCGAGCAGAGGGAACCACCCTTCGTACACAAGGTAGGGTAGAAATCAGTGACTATGGTCCTCAGACATCCACCCAGTGAAGCCCATCGGCGTCATGCCCAGGTCTGCAGTTACGACAAATCACGTCACCCCTTTCTTCACCGGAATTTCCCATATGTATGTAGAGAactctgtgtgtgtctgacacATGGGCTGAGTGTGTgttcatctatctatctatctatctatctatctatctatctatctatctatctatctatctatctatctatctatctatctatctatctatcgggGATTTACCCTGGGATCTGATGACGAGCAATGCTCTGCTCGTGGTGCCCAACAGGTACTTGTGGGTCTCTTCTAGCTatattcccctctcccttctctccaCAGAACATGTGTTCACGTCCATGTCCTCCTGCATGTAAATGGAGAGTCCAGATGCCTTGACGAGCACTGAAGACGTCGCTGTACCGCCACCCAAACGCACCTCTAGAGACCTTCTTTCTAAAGGTGAGTAAATGGCTCCATTGGTACAAAATGTCAGGCAAAAATACAGAAATCAATCAAAATCTCTTCGGGGCCGATGATTTCATGGGCACTCATGTTCTCCATGAGAAAACATGGAAGTCAACAGCAGCTTTCAATTTCCCTTTTGATTTCTTATTAACTCTTCTGAATCACTATTCGGGCTTTCGCTATTTGAATGTTTCGTGTTCACTCTGGGTGAAAACGCCTGTTGGGATTTGCCCTGAGACAGAAacaccatctcccagccagccctgcttcccctgcaCTGCGTGTGCTGAGGAAAGTCTTCGCAAATGCCAGTGCAGGTTCCCCAAGATCGCTCTTCAGAGAGGCAGAGGAATTCCCACCTCTCCTCCAGGTCTCCGGATTTAGGGAATATTATTCACAGGTGTTTTCATGTGTTCTGTGCAGTGCACTTTACAACACCAGTGATTGCTTCTCTTGTTCGATTTGTCATGCTGTCaagagagagcagagagagagagagagattttcaagGGGAATGGTCGTGCGATTATACAGAAATTCAGGTCTCAGGAGAACTCAGTCTCCATGTCTGGAAATGCAGAcgcagggtacatctagactacaggcttttgttgacataGGTTtagtcaacagatactgtcgacaaagcttctgtcgacaaagagcatcaagactacagccagttctgtcgacaaagcaagccgctttgttgacatgagggtctagatgcaaaggacaatgtaaatgcaataacgccttctgttgacagagttctattgacaaaaggcgttattcctcgtagaatgaggtttaccactgtcttCAAAACTGCTGTTTTCTTACTGCCATAGTgaagacgcaggtatagttttgtcgacaaaagtcatGGAATAAACGGTCCGtgttccaagtggagagaggtaactagtggggtcccccaaggttctgtcctgggacccgtcctattcaacctattcataaacgatctagagaaaggagtaaccagcgaggtggcaaaatttgcagatgataccaaactgctcaagaccaGAGAAGACCatgaagagctttaaaaagttCTCaccagactaagggtatgtctacactaccctcctagttcgaactaggagggtaatgtaggcataccgcacttgcaaatgaagcccaggatttgaatttcccgggcttcatttgcataagcggggagccgccatttttaaatccccgctgcttcgaacgccgtgcagcgcggctacacggggctcgaactaggtagttcggactaggttcctattccgaactcccgttactcctcgtgaaatgaggtgtaccggtagttcggagtaggcaccctagtccgaactacctagttcgagccccgtgtagccgcgctgcacggcgttcgaagcagcggggatttaaaaatggcggctccccgcttatgcaaatgaagcccgggaaattcaaatcccgggcttcatttgcaagtgcggtatgcctacattaccccgctagttcgaactagcggggtagtgtagacatacccaaaatgattgggcaacaaaatggcaaatgaaatgtaatgtggataaatataTAGTAAagtacactggaaaaaataaccacaactatacatataatatggtggggactaatttaactacaactgctcaagagagagatcttggagtcattgtggatagttctctgaaaacatccatccCCTGTGCAGctacagtcaaaaaagcaaatgggaTGTTAAGAATCACttaaaaagggagggaggatcatagaatcatggaatcatagaatacaaggactggaagggacctcgagaggtcatcgagtccagtcccctgccctcatggggcaggataagacaaaaaatatcttattgcctctctacaCAAGCATGGTACATTTACATCTTGAATattgagtacagatgtggtcgcctcgtctcaaaaaagatctcttggcatcgGAAAacgttcagagaagggcaacaaaaattattagaggtttgaaacgggtcccccatgaaaagagcttaaaaaaagcttcaaaaagaggagaccaaggggggataggacagagccctataaaatcatgactgaaaaagtgaatagggaaaaatTACTTACATGTTCCCatcatataagaactaggggtcacccaatgaaatgaataggtagctggtttaaaacaaaccaaaggaattttttctctactcagtgcacagtcaacctgtggaacttcttgccagatgatgttgagaaggccaggactttaacagggtgctgaaaagagcaagataaattcatagaggatttGTCCCTCAAAGATTATTAAGttggatgggcagagatggttcccttgcctctgtttttcaggggctggaaaaggatgagaggggagggatcaATTGATGgttccctcttctgttcactccctctggggcttctggcattagccaccgtgggcagacaggcccctaggctagatggacctttgctctacCTTTCTTAtgaaaggaggaagcaagggaggGGGTAAGAAAGGACCCTTTTGAATTTTCAAGTACACAAAAAGGATTAGAACCACGATACTGGATGCTTGTGGGCCCTGTGGCAAAGTTCTGGCCATGCCACCTGCATCTCTCGCTGCTGGCAGATAATGTTAGTCTCAGAGATTTGCAGTGGTCCAATAGCCAAAGAGGAGCCAGCGTCTGAAGTCCAGTGAGCCATGCTCTTCACAAGCTAGTCCTTGGTTTTGGGGTGAAACCCCCcgatagtcctggtctcccttcttGAGACAGGTTCTGTATTGATGGGGGAAGGTTTTGGGGGACCTACTGCAGGTTCCAGGCCAGAGCCCCTGAAGTAGCAGGAGCCATCAAGGTTGTTTTTCCTTCCGACTTGGCAGCTTTTCCTTTGGGCCACATCACCAAACAACCCCCGCAAAATGTCTTCCTGTGGGATCTGTTAACCAGCTCTCAGTTCACACACAacctctttttcttcctctctttctccctccggTTCCTCACTCTATGACTTCCCCCTTCTTTGCTGGGGGGAGGCTTGTTAAAGCGGCATCAAAGACCTTCATTGGCTGCTGGTGAGGAGAGACTTGAATAgttaattagccccaggtgttttcCTGCCTTCCTTTTATTGCAGCAGACCCCAGTAGTTATCACGCTGGGAAGAGAAAACCCCTTATCCAGTGCCCTGTATACCTCCCTTCCACCAGACTGTGGCAGGCTGCTGGTTTAGGTCTGTCCCAGCCTCCATTGCTCGGACAAACCAATGTAGCTCCTTTAGGGTCAGTTTATCCGACCCTCATCGGTTGTAAATCAGCCCTAGTTCCACTGGTGTCCAAGGAGTCATCTCCCCGGGTGATCCACGCATCCAAACTGTGACAACAGCTTACACCTGATAGTGACTGGGCCCGGCTACTTGTCTTTGTGCAGATTTGCCCCAGGTTTTATCCAGAACACGCCCAGCAGAAAGGAAACCAGAAGGAATTGTGGGAGCCACATCCCCATGTTTGGTATTTACTAGATTCCGTTCAAGTGTCTCTCTGTCACCTTTGCAGATGACCTATTCTGAGAGCGACCCTGGAGAGAACAAGACCATCTATGCCGGGTTCATCCTGGTGGAGTTTTCCTACCTTCATGAGATTCATATCCTtctgttcctgctgctgctggtcgtCTACTTACTTACCCTTATGGGGAACCTGCTCGTTATCCTTCTGATAATGCTAAATTCTACCCTCCACAgtcccatgtatttcttcctggtcAACCTGTCCTTCCTGGACATCTGTTTCACCACCAGCGTGGTCCCTCACCTGCTGGTTCAGCTCCTGGTGAATGAAAAGACCATCTCTATTGAGGGATGTATGGCCCAGATGTACGTCTACTCCATCATGGGCTTCACGGAACAGTGCCTCCTCACGGCCATGTCCTACGAccgctatgtggccatctgcTGCCCCTTGCACTACACAACCATCATGAGCGGACGGACATGTGCACGGCTCGCGGGGGCTTCATGGATCATCTGTATCTCCTTGGCCATAGCTCATACAACgtggctcttcagcctgccctTCTGTGGCTCCCACCGCATCCAACACTTCTTCTGTGACATTGCACCAGTGATGAAGATGGTGTGCACCGACACAACAAACATTAGGATCGTAGGGTTCATTTTGACAGGGCTATTTGTCATGAGCCCATTTCTGTTTATTCTCCTGTCCTACGTCTGCATTATCTCCACCATCCTCAAGCTGCCATCGGCAGAGGGAAGgcgtaaagccttctccacctgctcctcccaccttatGGTGGTGACTCTGTTCTACGGAATGGCCCTTTTCACCTACTTGGTGCCCAAGTCTGAATCCACCATAGAGAGCGATCAAATGATTTCTCTCATGAACACCATTGTGGCCCCCATGTTGAACCCCATGATATACACACTGAGGAACAAAGAGGTGAAGGGAGCCTTGAGAAAAACCGTAGTGAGGAGCATCTTTGTTCACAACCAGAGAAATTAGAGTATGAAAAGTAAAGTGCGTCACAAAGGGGGGATTAAGGAAAACTGACAAATATTTTGTTATATCTCTCACAACGTCTCTCTGTACTTTTATTCAAATGTTGTCACTTGGAAGGCTTTGATCTCTTCTCAATTTGCCAGGATATTGAAAAGATAAATGGTTGTTATTAAAAAGATTCTCGACATTTCACTTTCTTCATTTACCTGAAAATATCGTAGTTGGGGCCTTTCACCTCTTTAAAAACATTCATTCATCAAACGAGAAGATTTTGTCAAACTCGTGTCGTTATCTTCAAAATTAAAACAGGGAAACGTTGCCTTCCTGGTACATGTGCATCAACAGAGTCTGTCTCAGGACACAGTATGTGATGCGGGGTTTTAACATCCCCACAGGTGGAGCAGCACTGGCAGTGAGCTGAGGACAGATACCATGTGGGGTTTTGATAGGGAGAGGTGGGGGTTCCCGAAATTGAGGTTTTCATGGGTTGCAGCAGGAGGCCAGAAAGGGTTTGTTGTTACCGTCAGCCACACCATTCTCTGCAGTCTCTCAATTTGCTGTTGGAGAAACACAAACATCTGCTCTACTTCCTGCTTCTACCCTGGGCTCGTCTCGTCTGCCTTTGTCTCCCTCTAGCTGGTCTCCAAGGGGATCCCCTGCCAGGCCTGCTGACGGTAGGAGCAAAAGAGACAATTGCTCAGGGGCCTGGATAATCTAAAAGGGCCCCTGTAAGCcattgctgccagcagcagtgtgtCTGGAGTGCGTGGGACGTGTAGTCAACAGGGCAGTTACACTCAATAATGGAGAGCAACAAAGTGTCCTTATCATTTGGGCCACCAAGAAAGGAAATTTTGGGAGGAGGGGCTTCCTGTCCAGCTGCACCCTGGGCAGTGGAGTTCACCGCTAGCAACAGGTGTTGTTATCACGGAGCGGAAGTGGCTGCTGAAGATCCCATAGGAAGATTTGGAATCGACAAGGCAGACTGTTGAAAACGATTTCGGGGACAAGGTACGTTATCGTATCGCATTGCAAAACATAAGTATGCGCTACAGACATATTGAGGAACAAATCAAAAATCCCCTTTCTCTGAGGCTAGCTCTAGacaacaggcttcttttggaggaAGCTTTTTCCatagagatcttccgaaaaaatacttctttcaaaagagagctcgtcgaaaaagtgatctgctttttcgaaagtgagcgtccacactgaatggacactctctcgcatttaagctgtgataacTATGGGTGTCACACTTGTGTAGCAATAAGCAAAGCAACTATCCTTGACATTCCAGCGAAGACAGAGGTGTTTGGGTAGTTTGTAAGCCATGCTATGAATACCTGGCAGTTACACAAGCTGTGTTAACACATGTTATTTCTTCGTGGCTCATTCCCTCTTCCTACCCTAGATCCCCACTATCTCCTATCACTTACGCTGTATCACAAACGGATACAAAACCTGTCCAAGTCAAGAGGCTTTAAGTGTATGACTTAGCACCCACTTGCAGAGAAAGTTCCTGGACCAGGGCCTGC
This genomic interval carries:
- the LOC102449247 gene encoding olfactory receptor 10A4-like, which produces MTYSESDPGENKTIYAGFILVEFSYLHEIHILLFLLLLVVYLLTLMGNLLVILLIMLNSTLHSPMYFFLVNLSFLDICFTTSVVPHLLVQLLVNEKTISIEGCMAQMYVYSIMGFTEQCLLTAMSYDRYVAICCPLHYTTIMSGRTCARLAGASWIICISLAIAHTTWLFSLPFCGSHRIQHFFCDIAPVMKMVCTDTTNIRIVGFILTGLFVMSPFLFILLSYVCIISTILKLPSAEGRRKAFSTCSSHLMVVTLFYGMALFTYLVPKSESTIESDQMISLMNTIVAPMLNPMIYTLRNKEVKGALRKTVVRSIFVHNQRN